In the genome of Triticum urartu cultivar G1812 chromosome 5, Tu2.1, whole genome shotgun sequence, one region contains:
- the LOC125510904 gene encoding glucan endo-1,3-beta-glucosidase 8-like, with the protein MAAANLGAWLCALVVVALAVLPAADALGMNWGTQATHPLSPRIVVQLLRDNGIKKVKLFDADQGTLNALAGTDIEVMVAIPNNLLDIMNDKDNARDWVRHNVSRYHFDGGVNIKYVAVGNEPFLASYNGTFDKVTFPALQNIQNALNDAGFSEIKATVPLNADVYNSPANNQVPSAGRFRTDVAPLMTQMVQFLANNSAPFTVNIYPYLSLYLSEDFPVDFAFFDGLAKPLVDGVNTYTNVFDANFDTLVSALAAVGHGDLPIVIGEVGWPTDGDKHATNALAKRFYDGLLPRLAANTGTPLRPKQYMEVYLFGLLDEDVKSVAPGAFERHWGVLRFDGQPKFPMDLTGNGQNTMLVPAKGVQYLPRTWCVYNPNAEDKSKLVENVNYACTFADCTALGLGSTCYGMDANGNASYAFNMYFQVQNQKDEACDFQALAVPTQTDPSTAACNFPIQIAASSTSSGHRRARAAPVGAAALLVLLALVQFLVSH; encoded by the exons ATGGCGGCGGCGAATCTGGGCGCCTGGCTCTGCGCGCTGGTAGTGGTGGCACTGGCCGTCCTCCCGGCGGCGGACGCGCTGGGGATGAACTGGGGCACGCAGGCCACGCACCCGCTCTCGCCCAGGATCGTCGTGCAGTTGCTCAGGGACAACGGCATCAAGAAGGTGAAACTGTTCGACGCCGACCAGGGCACCCTCAACGCGCTCGCCGGCACCGACATCGAGGTCATGGTCGCCATCCCGAACAACCTGCTCGACATCATGAACGACAAGGACAACGCCAGGGACTGGGTGCGCCACAACGTCTCCCGCTACCACTTCGACGGCGGCGTCAACATCAA GTATGTGGCCGTAGGCAATGAACCCTTCCTGGCGTCCTACAACGGCACCTTCGACAAGGTCACCTTCCCGGCGCTGCAGAACATCCAGAACGCGCTCAACGACGCCGGATTCAGCGAGATCAAGGCCACCGTGCCGCTCAACGCCGACGTCTACAACTCGCCCGCCAACAACCAGGTGCCGTCGGCGGGCCGCTTCCGGACGGACGTCGCCCCGCTCATGACGCAGATGGTGCAGTTCCTGGCCAACAACAGCGCCCCCTTCACCGTCAACATCTACCCCTACCTCAGCCTCTACCTCAGCGAGGACTTCCCCGTCGACTTCGCCTTCTTCGACGGCCTCGCCAAGCCGCTGGTCGACGGCGTCAACACCTACACCAACGTGTTCGACGCCAACTTCGACACGCTGGTGTCCGCGCTCGCCGCCGTCGGCCACGGCGACCTGCCCATCGTCATCGGCGAGGTCGGCTGGCCGACGGACGGCGACAAGCACGCCACCAACGCCCTCGCCAAGCGCTTCTACGACGGCCTGCTGCCGCGGCTGGCGGCCAACACCGGCACGCCGCTCCGGCCCAAACAGTACATGGAGGTGTACCTGTTCGGGCTCCTGGACGAGGACGTCAAGAGCGTGGCGCCGGGCGCGTTCGAGCGGCACTGGGGCGTGCTCCGCTTCGACGGCCAGCCCAAGTTCCCCATGGACCTCACCGGCAACGGGCAGAACACCATGCTGGTGCCGGCCAAGGGCGTGCAGTACCTGCCCAGGACGTGGTGCGTGTACAACCCCAACGCCGAGGACAAGAGCAAGCTGGTGGAGAACGTGAACTACGCCTGCACCTTCGCCGACTGCACGGCGCTCGGCCTCGGCTCCACCTGCTACGGCATGGACGCCAATGGCAACGCCTCCTACGCCTTCAACATGTACTTCCAGGTGCAGAACCAGAAGGACGAGGCGTGCGACTTCCAGGCGCTCGCCGTGCCCACGCAGACCGACCCCTCCACCGCCGCCTGCAACTTCCCCATACAGATCGCCGCCTCCTCGACGTCGAGTGGCCACCGGCGAGCGCGCGCCGCGCCCGTCGGCGCCGCCGCTCTGCTTGTTCTCCTGGCTCTGGTCCAGTTCTTGGTGTCGCATTAG